The following coding sequences lie in one Sphingopyxis sp. MWB1 genomic window:
- the secF gene encoding protein translocase subunit SecF, with product MRLLKLVPEDTNIQFLRWRHVAMAISILMIIASIALVATRGLNLGVDFVGGQSVRVEFTGQMPKIDEIREKVGAIGLGEATIQQFGSDQAVSIRTALPEGDKTAADRAGQQLVAGIQKAFPTAKTGSVETVSGKVSGELLRTGALSLLLAMVAISIYIWIRFEWQFGVGALFGLFHDVALTFGFFALTQMQFDLNIVAALLTIIGYSLNDTIVVFDRIRENLKKYRKMEIIPLLDLSINETLARTVMTSFTMLIALAVLLWVGPDVIFGFTAAMLLGIVIGTYSSIYMSAPILVWLKVGPDSFIPRTTAATEGAERVTRDDDGAVV from the coding sequence ATGCGTTTGCTGAAACTCGTCCCCGAAGACACGAATATCCAGTTTCTGAGATGGCGCCATGTGGCGATGGCGATCAGCATATTGATGATCATCGCCTCCATCGCGCTGGTCGCGACGCGCGGGCTGAATCTGGGCGTCGATTTTGTCGGTGGCCAGTCGGTTCGGGTCGAATTTACCGGCCAGATGCCGAAAATCGACGAGATTCGCGAAAAGGTCGGCGCGATCGGCCTGGGCGAAGCGACAATCCAGCAATTTGGTTCGGATCAGGCGGTGTCGATCCGCACGGCGCTTCCCGAAGGGGACAAGACGGCGGCGGACCGTGCCGGACAACAGCTTGTAGCCGGCATTCAAAAGGCGTTTCCGACCGCAAAGACCGGATCGGTCGAGACGGTGTCGGGCAAGGTTTCGGGCGAATTGCTGCGCACCGGCGCGCTCAGCCTGCTGCTCGCGATGGTAGCCATCTCCATCTATATCTGGATCCGCTTTGAATGGCAGTTTGGCGTGGGGGCCTTGTTCGGTCTGTTCCACGACGTGGCGCTGACCTTCGGCTTTTTTGCGCTGACGCAGATGCAGTTCGACCTCAATATCGTCGCCGCCTTGCTGACGATCATCGGCTATTCGCTGAACGATACGATTGTGGTGTTCGACCGTATCCGCGAGAATCTGAAGAAATATCGCAAGATGGAAATCATTCCGCTGCTCGATCTCAGCATCAATGAGACGCTGGCGCGCACGGTGATGACCAGCTTTACAATGTTGATCGCGCTCGCCGTTCTCCTGTGGGTGGGGCCCGATGTGATCTTCGGCTTCACTGCGGCGATGCTGCTCGGCATTGTTATCGGTACCTATTCATCCATCTATATGTCGGCGCCGATCCTCGTCTGGCTGAAGGTCGGCCC